The segment TTCGGTTCGGAAATCGGGAAGGCCAGACACGCAGGTCGTGACGTCGTCGTCGCCGCAGTCGCCGCGGTCCGGCGAACGGAGCCACCCCTTCGTCCTCGGATCGGTGAGGTAATGCGAGCCGTAACCGGCGTGGTTGTAGACGACATCCAGCAGAACGCGGATCCCCCGCCGGTGGCACGCGGCGACGAGTCTCTTCAGCTCGCTCTTCGTCCCGAAGCGCTTGTCGATCCGCGTGAAGTCGTCGGCCCAGTATCCGTGGTACGCCCAGTCCGGGAAGCCCGCGCCCGTCACGTAGCCGTCGATGTTCTTGACGACGGGATTGATCCAGATCGCCGTCACGCCCAGGCTCGAGATCTCGTCGAGATGGGCGAGGAGCCCGGCCACGTCGCCGCCGTGAAACGCCCCCTTCGACGAGCGGTCGACCGCCGCGTCGTTGCTCCGGTGCCCGTCGGCGAACCGGTCGAGGAGGACGAAGTAGACGACGGCGTCGCGCCAGTCGGCGGAAGGCGTCGCCGCGGCCGCCAACGGCGCGAAGAGAGCAAAGAGGACGAGCAGGGCGGCGAGGCCGTGCGCGGGTCGCCGAGCTCGCTGCGTCCCGGACGTCGCCATGCTCACCTCCGTTCGGCACTCTAGCAATTCGTAAGCGAGCCCGCGTGAAGCGAATGCATCGGGATCCGGCCGTCATGGAGATCGGAGCGCGTGCTATCGTTTTGGCATGGAGCTCGTCCGGTTGCTCGGAATCGCCGCCGTCCTCGTCTCGGCCTACGCCGCGGCCGAGGAAACCGCGTCGGACGACGTCCTCCTCCTCGTTCCCCCCGGCGCGTCGATCGCGGTCATTCAGCGGGCGCGAACCGCCGTTGCGGCGCGCGGGAACGTCCTCCTCGTCGGAGAGGACGGCACGATTCCCGTCCGGGAAGGCGTGTCGATCGTCGCCGACCGCACGATCGCGTCTCCTTTTCCCGCCGCGGCCGTCGCGGTTCTCCCCGGAACGCTGACGGACGGGATGGTCCGGTTTCTCGCGGCCGAGCGCGCGCTCTCGCGCGCCATCCTGTTTCCCGAGTCCGGGCCGGCGATCGATCGCGTCCGGCGGGCCCCCGGGAACGCGTTGATTGCGATCGGAGGCCTCGAAGTCCTTCCTGAGCTCCTCGCGAGGCCGATGCCCGAGCCTGCCGCCGCTGCTTCGGCTCGCCCGGCTGCTCCGCCGGCGCCGCCGCCTGCCAGGGCGCGCTCGGCGACTTTGCCGGCGGAGCCGTCTGCCGAGGCTCCCGCGGCCAATGCCCCGGCTTCCGCGAAGCCGGCCTCGGCGGCGATGGTCCCCGTGGAAAAGGCCGCGGAGCCGTCCCAATCCGGCGAGCCGCGCCGCTCCGTATTCGATCGATATTTTTCGACCGGCGCCTCCGCGAAGGACCGGCCGAAGCCCGTTCCTCCGAATTGACCGCCGGGCGTCCGCCGATGACGACGGAGCGCGGGTCCCTTCTTTCGGCCGACGACCTCTGGCTCTTGAACGAGGGGAAACATTTCCGGCTCTACGACCACCTCGGGTCGCACCTCGACCGGGAATCGGCAACGACGCGCTTCGCCGTGCTCGCCCCCGACGCCGGCGAAGTCTCCGTGGTCGGCGACTTCAACGGGTGGGACGCCGCGGCCTCGCCGCTTCGCCCGGTCGCCCGATCAGGCGTCTGGGCGGGGACCGCGCCCGCCCCGCGCGGCGCCCGCTACAAGTACCGGATCGTCTCGCGCGAGAGCCGGTACACGGTCCTGAAGGCCGATCCCTTCGCCCGCATGCACGAGACCCCTCCGAAGACGGCGTCGATCGTCTGGGACCTCGACTACGCGTGGGAGGACGGGGAATGGATGGCGCGGCGCGCGGCGGCCAACGCGCTCGACTCGCCGATCTCGATCTACGAGCTCCACCTCGGATCGTGGCGGCGGGGCGAGGACGGAGGCGTCTCCTACCGCGCGATCGCCGCCCCGCTCGCCGAGTACGCGGCCGGGACGGGGTTCACGCACGTCGAGTTCCTCCCGCTGATGGAGCATCCCTTCGCCGGTTCCTGGGGATACCAGACGACCGGCTACTTCGCCCCGACGAGCCGCTTCGGCGCGCCGCAGGACCTGATGTTCCTGATCGACACGCTGCACCGCGCCGGGATCGGCGTGATCCTCGACTGGGTGCCGTCGCACTTCCCGACCGACGAGCACGGCCTCGCGTTCTTCGACGGGACGCACCTCTACGAGCACGCGGACCCGCGGCAGGGCTTCCATCCCGACTGGAAGAGCGCGATCTTCAACTACGGACGCAAGGAAGTGCGGAGCTTCCTCGGATCGAGCGCGCTCTTCTGGCTCGACCGCTACCATGCCGACGGGCTGCGAGTCGACGCCGTCGCGTCGATGCTCTATCTCGACTATTCGCGCGAGCCCGGCGAGTGGATCCCGAATCCGCAGGGGGGGCGCGAGAACCTCGACGCGATCTCGCTCCTGCGCCAGATCAACACGGAGGCGTACCGGCGTTTCCCCGACGTCCAGATGATCGCGGAGGAATCGACCGCCTGGCCCGGCGTCGCGCGCCCGGTCGACGCGGGCGGCCTCGGCTTCGGGCTGAAGTGGGACATGGGATGGATGCACGACACGCTGGCGTACTTCGCCCGCGACCCGGTCCACCGCCGCTTCCACCACGACGAGCTGACCTTCCGGATGCTCTACGCGTACACGGAGAACTTCCTCCTTCCGCTGTCGCACGACGAGGTCGTTCATGGAAAGCGCTCGCTCCTCGAGAAGATGCCGGGAGACGACTGGCAGAAATTCGCGAACCTCCGCCTCCTCCTCGCGTTCCTCTTCGTCTCGGCGGGCAAGAAACTCCTCTTCATGGGCGACGAGATCGGCGAGCGCCGCGAGTGGAACCACGACGGGGAGATCGCGTGGGATCTCCTCCGCTCCCCGCCGCATGCCGGTGTGCGGAGGCTCGTCGCCGACCTGAATTCCCTCTACCGCGCCCGGCCCGCGCTCCACCGGAAGGACGTCTTTCCCGGCGGCTTCGAGTGGATCGACTGCGGCGACGCGGCGGGGAGCGTTCTCACGCTCCTTCGGACCGACGCGGAAGGTCGGACGGTCGCCGCGGCGCTGAACTTCACGCCCGTTCCTCGCGAGGGATACCGGATCGGTCTCCCCGAGCCCGGCCGCTGGCGGGAGATCTTCAACAGCGACGCCGAGGTCTACGGCGGAACGGGGGCGGGGAATCTCGGGGCCGTCGCCGCCCGGCCGGAGCCGCTCCATTCGCGGCCGGCGAGCGCATCCATCACGCTTCCGCCGCTCGGCGCCGTGCTCTTCGCGGCCGAGGAATCGGCCCGATGAACGGCGGCCGGGCGATCTGCATCCACGGCCACTTCTATCAGCCCCCGCGAGAAGACCCGTGGAGCGGCGAAATCGAGCGCCAGCCCTCGGCCGCGCCCTACCACGACTGGAACGAGCGGATCACGGCCGAGTGCTACGGCCCGAACACCGCGGCGCGCATCCTCGACCCCGCCGGCCGGATCGAGGACATCGTCGACAATTTCTCCCGGATCAGCTTCGACGTCGGCCCGACGCTCCTTTCGTGGCTCGAGGAGCGCGAGCCTCGCATCTACCGCGCGATCGTCGCCTCGGACCGCGAGAGCGCGAAGCGCTTCTCCGGCCACGGCTCGGCGATGGCGCAGGCGTTCCACCACACGATCCTTCCGCTCGCCGACGAGCGCGACCGGCGCACGGAGGTGGTCTGGGGGATCCGCGACTTCGAGGCGCGCTTCGGCCGCTCCCCCGAGGGGAT is part of the Thermoanaerobaculia bacterium genome and harbors:
- the glgB gene encoding 1,4-alpha-glucan branching protein GlgB, translated to MTTERGSLLSADDLWLLNEGKHFRLYDHLGSHLDRESATTRFAVLAPDAGEVSVVGDFNGWDAAASPLRPVARSGVWAGTAPAPRGARYKYRIVSRESRYTVLKADPFARMHETPPKTASIVWDLDYAWEDGEWMARRAAANALDSPISIYELHLGSWRRGEDGGVSYRAIAAPLAEYAAGTGFTHVEFLPLMEHPFAGSWGYQTTGYFAPTSRFGAPQDLMFLIDTLHRAGIGVILDWVPSHFPTDEHGLAFFDGTHLYEHADPRQGFHPDWKSAIFNYGRKEVRSFLGSSALFWLDRYHADGLRVDAVASMLYLDYSREPGEWIPNPQGGRENLDAISLLRQINTEAYRRFPDVQMIAEESTAWPGVARPVDAGGLGFGLKWDMGWMHDTLAYFARDPVHRRFHHDELTFRMLYAYTENFLLPLSHDEVVHGKRSLLEKMPGDDWQKFANLRLLLAFLFVSAGKKLLFMGDEIGERREWNHDGEIAWDLLRSPPHAGVRRLVADLNSLYRARPALHRKDVFPGGFEWIDCGDAAGSVLTLLRTDAEGRTVAAALNFTPVPREGYRIGLPEPGRWREIFNSDAEVYGGTGAGNLGAVAARPEPLHSRPASASITLPPLGAVLFAAEESAR